The Thermincola ferriacetica genome segment ATGTACCGGCCGGCGCCTGGTATGCTCAGGACATAGCCGCGGCTGTCCGGGCCGGGCTGATTAAGGGATTTGGCGACGGTACCTGCCGTCCGGACCGTCCTGTTACGCGCGAGGAACTGGCTGCCATTTTAGCGCAGGCGCTTAACCTGCAGACTTCTGGGAAGGAGTTACATTTCAACGACCAACGGGATATTTCGTCCTGGGCCAAAACAGGTGTGGCTGCTGCGGCGGCGCACGGCCTGGTAAAAGGTTTCCCCAACGGGGCATTCAGGCCTGCTGCTCCGGCGAGCAGGGCGGAATGCGCGGTAATGATTTATCGTATGCTTGAATCGGTGTAGGGGTTATGTGAATGCGGAAAATCTCGTTTACTCCTGGGTAAACGAGAGTAGAGAGCAGAATCAACTTCTCAGGAGGGGTAGACGGTGAAAAGTAGAGGGCTTTATTTACTGGGAATCCTGGTTATTTTACTGGGGTTGTTGGGGCCGATTGTTTATTCCGGTAGGCTTACCGGGCGGCAGGGGCCGTCAGATCCTGGGCAAGCTTTATCCGGCGGTATTAAAGACGGCAGCGCTTCATGTGATGCCGGCGGTGCCCGCAACGCCAGGATTATGCCCTATGATACCGGTTCGGGCGTTGTTAATGTTGATTCCGGTGATGTAAATGTTGGTTCCGGCGTTAAAAAAGCCGGGACAAAAAATACTGCCGGTTCGGCTGCGGAAAAAGGGCAGGTAACTGGCGCCGACTTGTCGGGCAAATTAACTATAAAGAAAGTACCGGAGAGTAATCCGCCGAAAAACGAGGCAGGCGTTCAACTATGGGTGACGGAGGATTTCGGCCGCCGTTCAATGTATGCGGAAACGGTCGGTTTCCGCCCCGGGGATGCGGTGCTGGACATCTTAAACCAAAATCTGAACATAGAAACAGCCAATGGGGGAACTTTTGTTAAATCCATCAACGGTGTGGCTTCCGGCTATACAGGTAAATCGGGCGGCAAGCGCACGAAAAAGGACTGGTTTTATTGGGTGAACGGGGTTATGGCTTCTGTCGGCGCCGACCAGTATATCCCTGGCCCGGGAGATGTCATCTGGTGGGATTACCATGATTGGAGCGGGACCATGTTTATTCCGGCAGTGATTGGGGCATACCCGGAGCCGTTTCTGCGCGGTTACAGCGGGAAAAACAAGGGGGCAGTAATCTTCTATGCCGACGGTTATGAAGACCAGGCGCAAAAAATAAAACGCGGACTGGAAAAATTTAGGGTAACGCCGGTAAGCGTGGCGCCTTTTAATGGGGAAGGAATCTCAAAAAGAAACGGACCGGCTATGGTGGTGGGTCCCTGGACTGTTCTAAAGCAGAGCGAAATACTGAACGGAATGAACGAAAGGGGTATAAAAAGCGGCCTATATGTTAATTTTTCAGATGATCGGTTTAACCTGCTGACACCTTCCGGTCAAATTGCCGGAGCCTGCGGGAAGGGCAGCGGCGCAATTGTGGCGGTTGGTGTAGGTAGCGGAGACGCAGGCGTGTTATGGTTGGTAACAGGGGTTGACCGCCAGGGTCTGGAAAATGCCGTGACTGTTTTGAGTGAACGCCCACAGGAAATAAAGTATTGCTTTGGCGCCGCCGTTGATTCGGGGAAGGTAATTCCTTTACCCATACAATAAAATCCAAAGGAGGTCAAAGGGTATGAAAAAGAAGTGGTTCTGTATGGCGCTGGTCTTGATTCTGCTGGCCGGCATTTTGTCTCCCATGGCAGCATATGCTGAGCCTGCTGCAGATAAAGGCCCAATTAAAACGGCAATGGATAAGGCCGCTGATTGGTTATGGCAAAAAGAGAAAAAAGAGGGCGGCCTATTGCCATGGAGTTATATTGCTTTGGCTGCGGCGGGGAGGGATTTGGGGAATACATCCGTGGGCCTGGCATGTGAAAAATTGTTTGCGAATCTTAAAGCAGGAGAGACAAACGATTACAGTACCCTTGTTTTAACCCTGTTTGCCGCAGGCCAGGACCCTTATAACTACAAAGGGCAAAACTTGGTGCAGAAACTCCGGGATGCCCGGCTCCCGAGCGGCAAGTATGCCGATAATGTGATTAACGGGGGAGAAGACCTGGTTAATGCCCATATATGGGCTGTCTTGGCTTTACACACGGCCGGCGCGAGCAGTAAAGAACAAGCAAAAGCGCTGCAGTGGCTGGTTAATCAACAACATGCCGACGGGTCTTTTTATTGGGATGCAGCCGACAGGGATACTGCCGATGTGGATTCAACCGGCATGGCTCTAATGGCTCTGGGCGCGCTGGGCGAAAAAAAGGACAGCCCGGTGATGCAAAAAGCCGTGGCTTACTTGAGAAGTGCGCAAAAAGATAGCGGCGGGTTCAATTCCTGGGGTACGGAAAACCCTGAGTCATGTAGCGTGGTTATCCAGGGATTGACTGCAGTCGGAGTTGACCCCACCGGACAGGAATGGTTGAAGTCCGGCGGAAACCCGGTAACCGCCCTCTTGAGTTTTCAACTGCCTGATGGTTCTTTTAGTCATCTAAAAGGCGGCGTCGCCAGTGAAATGGCTACCCAGCAGGCTTTAATGGCATTGGCAGACGTTTATTATGGGGATACCTTGTTTAACAGGCTCCGCTCACAGCCTTCCGCTGCCTTGCCGGAGCGGACCGTACGCTTTGAAGCCGGCAAAAAACAATATGTTGTTACTATTGGCGGGCAGCCGCAGAAGCATGAAACCGATGCCGCGCCTTTTACTCAAAACGGCCGCATTTATGTACCGGTGCGCTATCTGGCTTATGCCCTGGGGATACCTGAGAGTGGGGTTAACTGGGACAGTAAGTCCCGTACTATTACATTATCACTGAACGGCGCCTGCGTTAGGCTGGCCGTTGGCAGCCTTCTAATTTACACAAACAATGCCCCGCGTCAGATGGATGTGGCGCCGGTGCTGCGCCATGGCCGTACTTACCTTCCTGCCCGCTATGTAGCGGAGTCCTTTGGGTTCCGGGTAGACTGGGACCAGGCAGCCCAGGCCGTAATCATAACAAAATAAGTAAGGTATTTACGATTAAAATTTTAGCAGAGGTGGTTAATCCGTGTTTGACCAGTTGTTTTACCGGGAAAAAGGGCTTTTTTTGCAGAGTTTGCATTCGGTGGCCGCGCTAACTTATATAGCAGTATTATTTCTCCTGGCCTTTGTCTTTTCACACCCTTTCTACCTGGCTGGGCTCCTTCTCGTTACTGCGCTGGCCATTTGGGCTGCCGATGGATTAGAAGCATGGGAATCCTATTTAAAAGTTAGTTTGGGTATGATCGTCTTGATTATTATTGTCAATCCTCTTATGGTCCATGCCGGGGAAACCGTCCTTTGGTACGGCCCCAGGATTCCTGTTCTGGGGCGTTTGGTAATAACGCTGGAAGCCATCTGCTACGGGGCGGCGATGAGCGTGCGGCTGTTGGCTGTGATAAGCGTTTTCTGCCTATATAATCTCATTATGCATCCCGATAAAACATTACAATTATTTTCCCGCCTTGCTCATAAGTCCGGTTTGATTATATCCCTGGCTACCAGAATGTTTCCTGCTATGGTCAGAGATGTAAATAGTATCAGTGAAGTACAGCGGATGCGGGGAGTAGATTTTGCTTCGGGGAATTTGAAGGAAAAGATAAAAAAATACGCGTCCTTGCTCAATATCTTGCTCTTATCTTCTCTAGAGGGTTCTTTACAAATCGCGGAGGCCATGCAGGCAAGGGCTTTCGGCAGCGGGCCCCGTTCCAGCTACCGGCGGGAATTGTTCCGGCCGCGGGATTTGCTTTGCCTGTCAGGATGTGGTTTAGCGTTAACTTCCGGGCTATACGGTTTCTTCAAAGGTTATGGCACATATGAATATTATCCGCAACTGGGATATCTGATTGACGGAAGTATGAACTTGTTAGTTTTGGCCGTCTTGTTGATAGGTTTACTTGTTCCGGTTGCGTTAAGCTGGGGGTGGAAACATTGCCGCTATTTGAAATCAAAAATCTGATTTACTATTACCCTGACATTGAAAAGCCGGCTCTAAACAACATTAACCTGATTATTGAAGAAGGAGAGTTCCTGCTTGTAGCTGGCGGTTCAGGCTCGGGCAAGTCTTCCCTGGCGCGGGCGCTGGCCGGATTAATACCTGATTTTTACGGCGGAAAATTCGGGGGCAAGGTTTTGTTTCAAGGTAGGAACTTGCGTGAAATAGACCGGCGTAGTTTGGCCAGGGAAGTCGGTATTGTTTTTCAGGACCCCGAGAAACAGTTGGTAATGACCAGTGTGGAAGCTGAAATAGCTTTTGGTCTGGAAAATCTATCGCTGCCGCAGGATGAAATGTTCCGCCGGGTAGCCGAAGTGATGAGTTTTCTTGATTTATCGGCAGTGAAAGATGAGTTTACCGGCAATCTGTCGGGGGGTCAAAAACAGAGACTGGCTCTGGCTTCTGTCCTGGCTATGCAGCCGAAGGTACTAATCTTGGATGAGCCCACCTCACAGTTGGATCCGGTTGCTGCCGAGGAACTGCTTAATTTAGTTAAACGGTTAAATGAAGAAATGGGGTTAACGATTATTTTAATCGAACAACGCCTGGAAAGGTGTTTTCACGTGGCTGACCGGTTGATAATTATGGAATGCGGGGAAATATTAAAGGGCGGCCCGGCGGACGAGGTGGCCCGGTGGGAAGTAGAGAAATCCATTCCTTTTATCCCGCCGGTGGCAAAATTTTTTGCTTCTCTCGGCGCTTCCACCATACCGCTTACTGTTAAAGAGGGACGTAAGGCGTTAAAACCGTATTATTCAATGCCGGGGGCCCGGGCCAACCGGACAGCGTCTGCGCCCTTACCAAATAAGAGAGACTTAAAGGTTAGAAGCAAACCGGGACAAGAAAACAGAGAAAATACCATGGTTGAACTGAAAAATGTCTGGTTTACCTATCCGGGTGGCCGGGAGGCGCTGCGCAACGTCAACTGCCGCATTGAACAAAAGGAATTTGTAGTTATTCTGGGAGAGAATGCAGCCGGAAAATCTACTTTACTTAAACATGTGGCAGGATTGCTGAAACCGGGGCGCGGCAGCGTGTCGGTAATGGGCAGGGAGACCGGAAAAACACCGTTAGCGGAGTTGGCCCGGTATGTGGGCTACCTATCCCAAAACCCAAACGACTACCTGTTTCAGGATACAGTGGAGGAAGAACTGCTGTTTACTCTCAAGAATTTTGGGCTGTCAGATTTTGGGCGTATCGAGAATCTTTTAGATAAACTGAATTTATCTCACTATCGTACCGCCAACCCGAGGGATTTGAGCAGCGGTGAACGGCAGCGGGTTGCCCTGGCGGCAGTATTGGCATCGCGGCCGCTACTGCTCTTGCTGGATGAGCCTACCCGCGGCATTGACTATCGCCTGAAAAATGAATTGGGTGATTTGCTCTCGGAACTCAGGGAAGAAGGGATTACAATAATTATGGTTACGCATGATATCGAGTTTGCGGCGGAATACGCCGATCGCGTGATTTTGATGTTCGATGGCCGGGTAGTCAATACAGGGTCAAAACGCGAAGTTTTGGGAGGCTCGGTTTTTTATTCGCCCCAAATGAGCAGGCTGTTCAGAGGGACTGTTGACGGCATCCTCACAGTGGCCGAGGCTATTGAGGAAATGCGGGAATTGCAGGGCATGGTGCGGGATGGTACTCATGCGTGAAAGTGGGTTGAGATGGCGCTTCCCTTTATTTCTGTCAGTAGTGGCGGTGTTATTGATACTGAGTATACGGGGCGACAATTCTGTCTCCGGGCAGAATTGGGGCTTATTATCCGCTGAAATTGTAGCTGCGGCATTGGCGTTTTTATACTGGGACTTTGAAAAAAGTACTGCTTCATCCCGTGAAATAGCGGATATTGCCGTACTCGGCGCCATAGCCGCAGTGGGAAGGGTGCCTTTTGCGGTGCTGCCCAATGTTCAGCCGACTACGTTTATAGTTATAATCTCTGGTTTTGTGTTTGGGCCGCGGGCAGGGTTTATGACCGGCTCAACCGCCGCGATTGTGGCTAACCTTTTTCTGGGCCAGGGGCCGTGGACGCCGTGGCAGATGTTTGCATGGGGTCTGGCCGGAGCTACCGCGGGTGTGCTCAAGAGTTTCTATCCCCGTATAGGCCGCCGGGCCATGGTAATCTTTCATATTGCCTGGGGTTATTTGTTTGGTTGGATCATGAATCTGTGGTTCTGGACGGCCTTTATTTACCCGCTGAACTGGCAGTCATTTTTGGCCGCTTATGCCGCCAGTTTCTGGTTTGACACCTTCCATGCCTTGGGGAATGCCGTCTTTTATTTGCTTTTTGGGGCCGGTTTTACCAGGATTTTAACCCGTTTCCGCAGAAAGCTGGAGGCGAGTTATTTGCCTGAGACTCCGGCTCAACAAAAAAACAAGGCGCAAGGTGATATGTGATGCTAATTTATGAAACGAAAAGCGGGGAAAAAGTATACCGGATGGATAATACGATAATTGTTTTTTTCCCCGGCCCGCGCCTGGTTATAAGTACGTCCAGGATTAACGGCGGTATTCGGGAAGATCTTGAGGCAGTGTTTAATCACTGCCTGCCTCCGGAAAAGTGTCTTGTGAAAAATCTGCCCAATGGTAGCGCAGAACAGTATTTGGAACAATTGGCCGCTAAACTGCATTTACCCCCCAAACGTACCGCTGGTCTATTGACTGCTGCCAGAATGGAAAATATAGCCATAAAGGCAGCGGGTTTTCAACAGTTAGAGGTTACAGCCCTGGTAACTGCCGGAGTGGATGTTAACGGGGGCCGGGCCGGCGACCCGGCGGCCTACCACGAGGCGGACGGGCAGTATACTGTCCTGGGCGGGACCATAAATATTATACTTATCATAAATGGCAACCTGTCGCCTTATACTTTGGTGCGAACTGTTGTGACGGCTACTGAAGCGAAAACAGCCGCTTTACAGGAACTCATGGCGCCCAGCCGTTACTCCCGGGGTATTGCCACCGGTTCCGGCACTGACCAGATTATTGTGGTATCTAATCCATCAAGCCTATACAGGTATACAGATGCCGGAAAACACTCAAAATTAGGAGAGTTAATCGGGTCAGCCGTTAAAGATGCTGTCAAGGAAGCCTTGTATAAGGAGACCGGCCTCGGGCCGGAACGCCAGCGGAATTTCCTGGCGCGTTGGGCGAGATACGGGATTAAGGATGAGGATTTCTGGCAGGAAGCTCGGCGGGATGGGGCCATTCTGAGCCGGGAAATGTTCATCGAAAGACTAAACCGGTTGGCTGGGGAAGAACGGTTAGTAACTTTGGCTGCGGCTTTGATACATCTGCTGGACGAGTATACATGGGGATTGTTGTCTGCCGGGTTGGTAATGGAAATTGGAGAAAAGCTTATTCAATCGTTCGCCGGGAAAGTCTCGACCTGTAATAGGGTACATGATCCCCCTGACTATTTGAGCCGGTTGTTTATCGAATTGACGATAAAACTGTTGGATAGCAGTGCTGAGTTTAATTGTTAAGAACTGATTGAATCAGCATGATGACAGGTAACACGTTCGGAATACGAAAAGTTCTGGACAATGCGGACAATTTTATGTTATAATAACCTCAAACAGAATATTGTGGAATAAGTGGTCCTTATTAGAAGGACATAATAGGGAAGCCGGTTAGAATCCGGCGCGGTCCCGCCACTGTAGGAGGAAATCGTTCTGCATTATGCCACTGGGCGGTAGCCTGGGAAGGCGCAGAAACGGTGATGATCTCGAGCCAGGAAACCTGCTTATTCTGAACTCACCGGTAGTACCCACGATGGATGGGGAGGTTGAGAGTGCGAGCTGAGCTTGCTTTTTAACTCCTGTCCTGTAGTGGCAGGAGTTTTTTGATGTAACAATTTAATAATTCAAATAGGTGTTTTATCCCGAGGGATAAAACTTAAATGATAATAACTTTTTACATGGACGGGGAATGGAATTAAAATATACTTAATTTCATGATGACCCGGACTTGTAAAAGCGGCCTATTCTAGTTCACCGCGTCATTTCCGGGAGGTGGTTAGATTAGGCTTTGTTTAAAACGCTTTTCTCCCTGGCTGACGACCAGGGTTTTTCTTTGAAACTGAAAAAACATTTTGAATTGGTTAAAACTTATAAAGCATAATCTGAAAATGAGGAGTGATTTCTGTGAATCGTTACACGACACTCATATTAACGGGTTTATTTGCCTTAATTCTGTTCAGTGTGCCGGAATATGCTTATGCCATGCATATCATGGAAGGTTTTTTACCGGCTAAATGGTCCATATTCTGGTCAGTTCTGACGATACCTTTCCTGGTTAGGGGGCTTCGGACGATAAAAAAGAAGGTTGAAGATAACCCATCCTTGAAATTATTATTAGGTGTGGCTGGCGCATTTGCCTTTATACTTTCTGCCTTGAAAATGCCTTCCGTTACCGGGAGCAGTTCCCATCCAACTGGAGTGGGCCTGGGAGCGATACTTTTTGGGCCTACGGCAATGACCGTGATCGGCGTGATTGTTTTGCTGTTCCAGGCTATATTGCTGGCTCACGGCGGAATTACGACCCTTGGGGCAAATACTTTTTCCATGGCAGTGGCAGGTCCCTTCGTGGCCTACTGGATATTTAAATTGGGTAAAAAAATAGGCCTGCCCACCTGGCTGTCCGTTTTTCTTGCGGCTTTTGCCGGTGACCTGATTACATATGTGGTTACTTCAGTGCAGTTAGCAGCCGCTTTTCCTGCTGCCCAGGGTGGTGTAGCAACTTCCGTTGTAAAGTTTTTGAGCGTCTTTGCTGTAACTCAGTTACCGCTGGCTGTTAGTGAAGGAATTTTAACGGTGATTGTGTTTAACTTTTTGAAATCATATAATCAGCAGGAACTGAAA includes the following:
- a CDS encoding DUF4430 domain-containing protein, which translates into the protein MKSRGLYLLGILVILLGLLGPIVYSGRLTGRQGPSDPGQALSGGIKDGSASCDAGGARNARIMPYDTGSGVVNVDSGDVNVGSGVKKAGTKNTAGSAAEKGQVTGADLSGKLTIKKVPESNPPKNEAGVQLWVTEDFGRRSMYAETVGFRPGDAVLDILNQNLNIETANGGTFVKSINGVASGYTGKSGGKRTKKDWFYWVNGVMASVGADQYIPGPGDVIWWDYHDWSGTMFIPAVIGAYPEPFLRGYSGKNKGAVIFYADGYEDQAQKIKRGLEKFRVTPVSVAPFNGEGISKRNGPAMVVGPWTVLKQSEILNGMNERGIKSGLYVNFSDDRFNLLTPSGQIAGACGKGSGAIVAVGVGSGDAGVLWLVTGVDRQGLENAVTVLSERPQEIKYCFGAAVDSGKVIPLPIQ
- a CDS encoding stalk domain-containing protein, which encodes MKKKWFCMALVLILLAGILSPMAAYAEPAADKGPIKTAMDKAADWLWQKEKKEGGLLPWSYIALAAAGRDLGNTSVGLACEKLFANLKAGETNDYSTLVLTLFAAGQDPYNYKGQNLVQKLRDARLPSGKYADNVINGGEDLVNAHIWAVLALHTAGASSKEQAKALQWLVNQQHADGSFYWDAADRDTADVDSTGMALMALGALGEKKDSPVMQKAVAYLRSAQKDSGGFNSWGTENPESCSVVIQGLTAVGVDPTGQEWLKSGGNPVTALLSFQLPDGSFSHLKGGVASEMATQQALMALADVYYGDTLFNRLRSQPSAALPERTVRFEAGKKQYVVTIGGQPQKHETDAAPFTQNGRIYVPVRYLAYALGIPESGVNWDSKSRTITLSLNGACVRLAVGSLLIYTNNAPRQMDVAPVLRHGRTYLPARYVAESFGFRVDWDQAAQAVIITK
- a CDS encoding energy-coupling factor transporter transmembrane component T family protein, with the translated sequence MFDQLFYREKGLFLQSLHSVAALTYIAVLFLLAFVFSHPFYLAGLLLVTALAIWAADGLEAWESYLKVSLGMIVLIIIVNPLMVHAGETVLWYGPRIPVLGRLVITLEAICYGAAMSVRLLAVISVFCLYNLIMHPDKTLQLFSRLAHKSGLIISLATRMFPAMVRDVNSISEVQRMRGVDFASGNLKEKIKKYASLLNILLLSSLEGSLQIAEAMQARAFGSGPRSSYRRELFRPRDLLCLSGCGLALTSGLYGFFKGYGTYEYYPQLGYLIDGSMNLLVLAVLLIGLLVPVALSWGWKHCRYLKSKI
- a CDS encoding ABC transporter ATP-binding protein — protein: METLPLFEIKNLIYYYPDIEKPALNNINLIIEEGEFLLVAGGSGSGKSSLARALAGLIPDFYGGKFGGKVLFQGRNLREIDRRSLAREVGIVFQDPEKQLVMTSVEAEIAFGLENLSLPQDEMFRRVAEVMSFLDLSAVKDEFTGNLSGGQKQRLALASVLAMQPKVLILDEPTSQLDPVAAEELLNLVKRLNEEMGLTIILIEQRLERCFHVADRLIIMECGEILKGGPADEVARWEVEKSIPFIPPVAKFFASLGASTIPLTVKEGRKALKPYYSMPGARANRTASAPLPNKRDLKVRSKPGQENRENTMVELKNVWFTYPGGREALRNVNCRIEQKEFVVILGENAAGKSTLLKHVAGLLKPGRGSVSVMGRETGKTPLAELARYVGYLSQNPNDYLFQDTVEEELLFTLKNFGLSDFGRIENLLDKLNLSHYRTANPRDLSSGERQRVALAAVLASRPLLLLLDEPTRGIDYRLKNELGDLLSELREEGITIIMVTHDIEFAAEYADRVILMFDGRVVNTGSKREVLGGSVFYSPQMSRLFRGTVDGILTVAEAIEEMRELQGMVRDGTHA
- a CDS encoding ECF transporter S component: MRESGLRWRFPLFLSVVAVLLILSIRGDNSVSGQNWGLLSAEIVAAALAFLYWDFEKSTASSREIADIAVLGAIAAVGRVPFAVLPNVQPTTFIVIISGFVFGPRAGFMTGSTAAIVANLFLGQGPWTPWQMFAWGLAGATAGVLKSFYPRIGRRAMVIFHIAWGYLFGWIMNLWFWTAFIYPLNWQSFLAAYAASFWFDTFHALGNAVFYLLFGAGFTRILTRFRRKLEASYLPETPAQQKNKAQGDM
- a CDS encoding adenosylcobinamide amidohydrolase, whose translation is MLIYETKSGEKVYRMDNTIIVFFPGPRLVISTSRINGGIREDLEAVFNHCLPPEKCLVKNLPNGSAEQYLEQLAAKLHLPPKRTAGLLTAARMENIAIKAAGFQQLEVTALVTAGVDVNGGRAGDPAAYHEADGQYTVLGGTINIILIINGNLSPYTLVRTVVTATEAKTAALQELMAPSRYSRGIATGSGTDQIIVVSNPSSLYRYTDAGKHSKLGELIGSAVKDAVKEALYKETGLGPERQRNFLARWARYGIKDEDFWQEARRDGAILSREMFIERLNRLAGEERLVTLAAALIHLLDEYTWGLLSAGLVMEIGEKLIQSFAGKVSTCNRVHDPPDYLSRLFIELTIKLLDSSAEFNC
- a CDS encoding energy-coupling factor ABC transporter permease; this translates as MNRYTTLILTGLFALILFSVPEYAYAMHIMEGFLPAKWSIFWSVLTIPFLVRGLRTIKKKVEDNPSLKLLLGVAGAFAFILSALKMPSVTGSSSHPTGVGLGAILFGPTAMTVIGVIVLLFQAILLAHGGITTLGANTFSMAVAGPFVAYWIFKLGKKIGLPTWLSVFLAAFAGDLITYVVTSVQLAAAFPAAQGGVATSVVKFLSVFAVTQLPLAVSEGILTVIVFNFLKSYNQQELKELSVIGEEV